From the Achromobacter xylosoxidans A8 genome, the window ACTGGCCCTTGGCGCTTTCCTCTACCGGGCCGCCTACCTCGATGCGGTAGCCGACAGGCAATTCGGCGCGCAGGGCCTTGAGCTTGGCGTCGATGGCGTGGGTGACGTCTATGCCTTGCGCGCCGGCGTTGACGTCCGCCTGCACCGTGATGGTGGGCTGGCGGTCGCGTTCCCAGATGACCCCGTACTCCAGGCCGTAACGCACGTGGCCCAGGCTGCCCAGCGGCACCGCGCCGTTGGGCGTGGGCATGGCCAGGGTGGCCAGGCGCGCGGGATCGATCCGTTCTTCCTGCGGCGCGCGCAGGCTGACGGTGATGAGCTTGTCGCGTTCGCGGTACTGCGTGACCGCGTAGCCCGACAAGGTCATGGCCAGGAAGTCCGAAATGTCGTTGGAACTGACGCCCAGTTCGCGTGCCTTCTGCTGGTCGATCTCGAAGCGCACCGAACGTTCGGACGGCTCGTCCCAGTCGAACTGCACATTGGTCGAACGCGGATCGGCGCGGACCTCGGCGGCCACTTTCTCGGCCACCGCGCGCACCTCGGCAATCTTGTCGCCGCTGACGCGGAACTGCACCTGGAAGCCCACCGGCGGGCCGTTTTCCAGGCGCGACAATCGGCTGCGGATGGCCGGGAACTGCTCGCGCAGCACGGGCTGCAGCCACCGGGCCAGCTTTTCGCGGTCCTCGACGGAATGCGTGGTGATGACCAGCTGGGCGAAGTTCGGGGTGGCGAGCTGCTGGTCCAGCGGCAGGTAGAAGCGCGGCGCGCCGGTGCCGACGAAGCTGACCGAGTGGTCGATTTCGGGACGGCCTTCCAGCGCCTTTTCCAAACGTTCGACCTGGCGCAGCGTGGAGGCGAACGATGCGCCTTCCTGCAGGCGCACGTCCACCAGCAGTTCGCTGCGGTCGGAGCTGGGGAAGAATTGCTGCGGCACGAAGCGGAAGCAGGCCATGGCCACCACGAACACCAGCACCGTGCCGCCCAACACCAGATAGCGGCGGTCCACGCACCAGCCCACCCAGCCGCGCAGGCGCTGGTAGAAGCGGGTGTCGTAGATGTCGTGCTCATGGTCGTCGGGCAGATGGGCTTCGCGTTTGCGTTCCGGCAGCATGCGGTAGCCCAGCAGCGGAATCAGCACCACGGCGGCGAACCAGGAGGTGATCAGCGCGATGGCGGACACCTGGAAGATGGAACGCGTGTATTCGCCCGTGCTGGACTTGGCCAGCGCGATCGGCAGAAAGCCTGCCACCGTGACCAGGGTGCCGGTCAGCATGGGGAAAGCGGTACTGGTGTAGGCAAACGCCGCCGCGCGCGCCCGGCTCCAGCCCTGTTCCAGCTTCACGGCCATCATCTCGACCGCGATGATGGCGTCGTCCACCAGCAGGCCCAGCGCCAGCACCAGGGTGCCCAGCGAGACCTTGTGCAGGCCGATGCCGAACATGTCCATGAATAGCGCGGTGACCGCCAGCACCACCGGGATAGAGATGACCACCACCATGCCGGTGCGGAAACCGAGAGACACCAGGCTGACGGCCAGCACGATGGCGACGGCCTCGGCCACCGAGCGCAGGAAGTCGTCGACCGAGTGCGACACTGCCTTGGGCATGCTGGAGACTTCCTGCAGCGTCAGGCCGGCTGGCAACTGGGCCTTGAGCTCATCGAACTTGGCGCCCAAGGCGCGGCCCAGGTGCACCACGTCGCGCCCGGGCTGCATGGTGATGCCTATGCCCAGCACAGGGCCACCGCCCAGCCGCATCTGTTCGATCACCGGATCTTCGTAGCCACGGCGGATGGTGGCGATGTCGCCCAGCCGGATCGATTTGCCGTTGACCCGGATCAGCGTGTCCGCCAGGGCCCGGCTGTTGGCGTACTGGCCACTGGGCCGCACGAAGATGCGGTCGTCGGCGGTGGTCAGCGTGCCGGCGCCGGCCACGGCGTTCTGGCTGTTGATGGCCTGGGCGATCTGCTGGGGCGACACGCCCAGCCGCGTCAGCTGGGTGTTGGAGATTTCTACATAGATGTGCTCGGGCTGGTCGCCGAAGTAGTCCACCTTGGCCACGCCTGGCACGCGCAGCAGCACGGTGCGCAGCCTGTCGGCGTAGTCGTGCAGCTGGGCCGGCGAAAAGCCGTCGCCCTGCAGCGTGTAGATGTTGGTGTAGACGTCGCCGAACTCGTCGTTGAAGAAGGGACCCTGTACGCCGGGGGGCAGCGTGGCCGAGATGTCGCCGACCTTCTTGCGCACCTGGTACCACTGTTCGGCCACGGTGCTGGCGGGCGCGGAATCCTTCATGGTGTAGAAGATCAGCGATTCGCCGGGCCGCGAATAGCTGCGCATGAAGTCGGTGTTGGGGGCTTCCTGCAGCTTCTTGGCGATGCGGTCGGTGACCTGTTCCTGCACCTGCTGCGCGGTGGCGCCGGGCCAGAGGGTCTTGATGACCATGACGCGAAAGGTGAAGGGCGGATCTTCCGATTGCGCCAGCTTCGAGTACGACAGCACGCCGAACAGCGTGATCAGCGTGATGATGAAGATGACCAGGGGCTGGTGCCGCAACGCCCAGGCGGACAGGTTGAAGCGGCCTTCCTCGTGGCGCTGCGCCTGGGTCGGAGCGTCGTGTTGCGGGCCGTTCATGAGGCGAAATCCTCGGGATGCAGCGGCGGCACGGCGCGGACTTTCTCGCCGGCGGCCACGGTGTGCACGCCTTGCCACACCACGCGTTCGCCCGCCTGCAATCCCTTGGACAGGGTGACGGTGCGGGCGTCATAGCGCAGCACTTCGACGCGGCGCAGTTCCAGGGTGTCCGCGTCCGGCTTGACGATCCATACCGCGGGCGCGGGGCCGTCATGGAACAGCGCGGTGGCCGGCACGGTGTAGGTCGTCAGGCTTTCGGCTGCGCGGTTGTCGAAGCTGATGTTGGCCGTCATGCCCAGGCGCACATCCGCGCCCGGCGCCTCCAGCGTGAGCTTGGCGCGATAGGTGCGGCTTTGCGGATCCGCGGCCGGCGCGATCTCGCGCAGCACGGCGGCAAACGTCTGGCCGGGCAGGGGGCCGAGCGTGACGCTGGCGCGCTGGCCGATGGCCAGGCCCGCCAGCACGCTTTCCGGCACGTCGCAGATGGCGTCGATATCGCCCGACCAGGCCAGGTTGTAGACCGGATCGCCCGCGGCCACGTTCTGCCCGGTGTCCGCCTGCTCCGCGGTGATGACGCCGGCATGGTCGGCCTGCAGCGTGGTGTATTTGAGCTGGTCGGCCGCCAGCGCGGCCTGCTGCTGCGCCTGGTCGCGTTGCGCCAGCGCGGCGGCGTAGGCGTTGCGGGTTTGCTCCAGCTGAGTCGCGGCGATCAGGTTTTCGCGCGCCTGGGCGCGGTCGCGGTCCAGCTGCTGGCGGGCGTAGTCCAGCTGGTGCTGGGCCGCCGTCAACTGCGCGCGAGCGCTGGCCGCGTTCTTGGCGGCGTCGGCCGGATCCAGTTTGGCGACGATCTGTCCGGGGGTGACGGCATCGCCCAGTCGGACCTGGCGCTCGATGATCTTGCCGCCCACGCGGAACGACAGCGGCGTGCTGTAGCGCGCCTGCACTTCGCCCGGCAGGGTCCAGGCCGGCAGGCGCTCATCCGCCTGGGCGGGCATGGCGACCACGGGACGCGGCGCGGCCGGCGGCGCTTCGTTGCGGCCGCAGGCGGCGAGCAGCAAGGCAATGGCCGCGGCGGCCGGCAGCGACAGCAGGCGCGGCCATTGGCGGGAGCGGGGGGGAGGCGGCGCCGCGTCGGCGGCAAGGTTGTGCGCGGCAGGGCGCGCGCAAGGGCCAGGGCAATTCACGTAACACCTCGCGGCGCTGAAAGTGGCGGAAACGGGCCGGATCCGGCCCCGTACGGCCTGGATTCTAATACAGGTATGAATTCGGATTCAATGGTGAATCTGAAATGCCGGCCAGTGCTAAACTCGCGCCATGTCAAAAGTCCGCCTTACGCGAGAGCAAAGCCGTGATCAGACGCGTCAGCGTCTGCTCGACGCTGCGCAATCGATCTTTGTAGCGAAAGGGTTTGTGGCGACCAGCGTGGAGGACATCGCCGAGCAGGCGGGCTACACGCGCGGGGCCTTCTATTCCAACTTCAGCAGCAAGTCCGAACTGTTCCTGCAGTTGCTCAGACGCGACCACGAAACCGTGATGAACGACATGCGCGCCATCTTCGAGGAAGGGGCCTCGCGCCCGCAGATGGAAGCGCGCGTGCTCGAGCACTATTCCACGCACTTTCATCAGAACGACTGTTTCCTGCTGTGGATGGAAGGCAAGCTGCAAGCGGTGCGCGATCCCGATTTCCGTGTGGGCTTCCTGGCGTGCATGCGGGAATTGCGCGCCGCCGTCACGGACTACGTGCGGCAGTTCTCGGCCCGGGTCGGCACGCCGCTGCGCATGCCGGCCGAACAGATGGCGCTGGGCCTGCTGGCCTTGTCGGACGGCATGCAGTTCAACTATGCCTTCGATCCGCAGGCCGTCACGCCGGAAATGACCGAGGCGGTGCTGGCCGGTTTCTTCCGCAGCGTGGTCTTCGGCGAACCCAAGCCCGAATAACGCGGCCCGCGCCTGGCCTCAGGCCAGCAGTTCCGAGATTTCGATGAGATTCAGATCCGGGTCGCGCAGGTAGACCGAGCGGATCTTGCCGGTGGCGCCGGTGCGCGGCACTGGCCCTTCGATGATGCGGGCGCCTGCGCGGTTCAGCTGGGCGATCACTTCCTCCAGGGGACGGTCGGCGATGAAGCACAGGTCCAGCGCGCCCGGCACGGGCAGGTGGGCCTTGGGTTCGAACTCGCGCCCGCGCACGTGCAGATTGATCTTCTGGTTGCCGAAGCGCAGCGCCTGGCGGCCCTCGCCAAAGGTCTCCAGGCGCATGCCCAGGATCCGGGTGTAGAAGTCCACCGTGGCGTCGGGGTCGGTGCAGGTCAGGACCAGATGGTCCAGGTGATCGATCATGGGATATCTCTCCTGAGGCCGGCCCGGCTTGAGGTTTCAGATTGTCAGACGGCCCGTGGCCGTGATAGTAATACCTGCGGCGCGGCCGGACTGAGGGGGGCCGCCGCCGGAATTTCCAACCCTTGGGCGAAAGGAGAGGCAGCATGACTTCAGAAACCCGACCATCCACCATCAATCGCCCAGTGTTTATCCCAGCGGCCGTGTTCACGCTGCTGCTGGTCGGATTCGCGATCCTGGCGCCCAAGGCGGCGCAAAGCCTGTTCGAGTCCGTGCAGGGCTGGATACTGGGCAATGCCAGCTGGTTCTACATCCTGGTCGTGGCCATCATCCTGCTTGCAGTGGTGTTCCTGGCGGTCAGCCGCTACGGCGACATCAAGCTGGGGCCCGACCACAGCGAGCCCGACTACCGCAATTTCACCTGGTTCGCGATGCTGTTCTCCGCGGGCATGGGGATCGGCCTGATGTTCTTCGGCGTGGCCGAGCCCGTGATGCACTTCATGGCGCCGCCGGTGGGCGAGGGCGGCAGCGTCGCCGCGGCCCGCGAAGCCATGAAGATCACATTCTTCCACTGGGGCCTGCATGCCTGGGCCATCTATGCGGTGGTGGCGCTGATCCTGGCCTTTTTCAGCTATCGCCATGGCTTGCCGCTGACCCTGCGTTCGGCGCTTTATCCCCTGATCGGCAATCGCATCCATGGCCCCATCGGGCATGCCGTGGACATCTTCGCCATCATCGGCACGGTGCTGGGCGTGGCCACATCGCTGGGCCTGGGCGTGGCGCAGATCAACAGCGGGCTCAACCACCTGTTCGGCGTTCCGGTGGGCGTGACGGCGCAGATCATCCTGATTGTGGTGACCTGCGGCCTGGCGACCCTGTCGGTGGCCAGCGGCCTGGATAAGGGCATCCGCATCCTGTCCGAGACCAACCTGGTGCTGGCGGCGGTGCTGCTGCTGTTTGTGCTGGTGGTCGGTCCCACAGTGTTCCTGTTCCAGACCTTTGTGCAGAACACCGGCGCCTATCTGTCGGACATCGTCAACAAGACCTTCAATCTCTACGCCTACGAACCCACCGACTGGATCGGCGGCTGGACGCTGTTCTACTGGGGCTGGTGGATCGCCTGGTCGCCCTTCGTGGGCCTGTTCATCGCGCGCATCTCGCGCGGCCGCACCATCCGCGAATTCGTCACCGGCGTGCTGCTGGTGCCGGCCGGTTTCACCCTGTTCTGGATGACCGTGTTCGGCGATACCGCCATCCACATGATCCTGGTCGACAAGGTGCAGGGCTTCGCGGAGGTGGTACAGGCCGATTCCTCACTGGCGCTGTTCGCGTTCCTGGAGCAATTGCCCTGGAGCGGGGTGCTGTCCATCGTTGCGATCGCGATGGTGGCCGTGTTCTTCGTCACCTCGGCCGACTCGGGCGCGCTGGTGGTGGACTTGCTGGCGTCCGGCGGCTCGGACCGCACGCCCGTGTGGCAGCGCATCTTCTGGTCGCTGCTGATGGGCGCGGTGGCGATCGCGCTGCTGCTGGCCGATGGGCTGACCGCGCTGCAGACCGCCACCATCGCCAGCGCCTTGCCGTTCTCGGTGATCCTGCTGCTATCCCTGTGGGGCTTGTTCAAGGCGCTGAAGCTGGACGCCACCAAGCGTGGCATCCGCTACCAGTCGCTGACGCTGTCGCGCCCCACGCGCGGCGGGCAGTCATGGGAGCGGCGCTTGCGCAACATGGTCATGATGCCGCGTCGCGCCCATGTGCAGCGCTTCATCGGCGACGTGGTGCGGCCCGCGCTGGAAGACGTGGCTGACGAGCTGCGCAAGCAGGGTTATGAAGTGGCTGTGCGCGAGCACGGCAACGACGAGGGCGTGATCATGGAAGTCTCGCATGGCGAGCACCTGGATTTTTCCTATGCGGTGCAGCCTGAAGCCTTCGTGCGTCCCAGCCTGACGCCGGAAGAAGCCGCCGACGAGGAGGAGCGCAAGTACTTCCGCGCTGAAGTGCATCTGCGCGAAGGCGGGCAGGACTACGACATCATGGGCTGGAGCCGCGACGCCGTCATCGGCGACATCCTGGACCAGTACGAGCGCCACCGCCACTACCTGCATATGGTGCGGACCTAGCGCCCTGCCCCGCAGATACGCCCGCACCTCCCGAAACCGCCAGCCTGCTGGCGGTTTTTTCATGCCCACACGCCGCGCAGGGGCTTGTACGCCATAGTCCGGCGCTATGCCAGTAATTGGATTAACCCTTTTGACGAAATGCCCGATATCGTGGATTATCCAAGAACATTCTTTGATAAATAGCGAGTCGATCATGAAGGCGAATTCAGGAGCGTGGGCCGTTGGGGCCGTGGCGCTGGCGGTGGCGCTGGCGGGCGGCGGGCTGTACTGGAAGTACGGCGGCGCACAGCAACAGGGCGGCTGGGCCATGGCGCCGGCCAAAGTCGCGGTGGCCACCGCCCGGCAGGCGGATTTCCCCGTGACCCTGAGCGGCATCGGTTCGCTGGAGGCGGCCCGCCAGGTGCAGGTGGCGGCTGAAGTGGACGGCCGGGTCGATCGGATCCTGTTCGCGTCGGGCGCGCAGGTCCAGGCCGGTCAGTTGCTGGTGCAGCTGAACGATGCCCCCGAGCAGGGCGAACTGGCCAGGCTGCAGGCCCAGGCGCGCAACGCGCGCGCCTTGCTGGAGCGCACCCGCCGCCTGCTGCCGCAGCAGGCCGCCACGCGTGAACAGCTGGACCAGGCACAGGCCGACTACGACCAGGCCGCGGGCGACATCAAGCGGGTACAGGCGCTGATTGAACAGAAGCGCGTCAAGGCGCCGTTTGACGGCGTGCTGGGCGTGCGCCGGGTGAACCTGGGGCAGTTCGCCCGCGCCGGCGATGCGCTGGTGTCGTTGACCGACGCCTCCGCCGTGTACGCCAACATCACCCTGCCCGAGCAGGCCATGGGCGCGCTGCGCGCGGGCCAGCCGGTGACCGTAACGGTGGATGCCCATGCCGGACGCGTCTTCGAAGGCAAAATCACCACGGTGGAGCCGCAGGTCGACGCGGGTTCGCGCACCGTGCGTGTGCAGGCGACCTTGCCCAACGCCGACGGCGCCCTGGCGGCCGGCATGTACGCCCAGGGCCAGATCGGTCTGCCTGCGCGCCCGGGCGTGATCACCGTGCCGGAAACCGCGGTCAGCTACAGCGCCTACGGCGATTCGGTCTATGTGGTGACGCCGCCCAAAGAGGGCGGACAGGCCGGCACGACGGTGCGGCAAGCCTATGTGAAGACGGCGGAACGCGTGCGCGGCCGCGTCGTCGTGACCGAAGGACTGCAGGCGGGCGAGCAGGTCGTGACTTCGGGCCAGCTGCGCCTGCATAACGGCGCGGCGGTCGAGGTCGGCGCCGAGGACACCGTGGCGCTGGACGCCGCGCAGCAAACCCTGGCGCAGGTCCGGTGAGAGCGCGGAGCAGAACATGAAATTCACCGATCTCTTCGTGCGCCGGCCTGTGCTGGCGCTGGTGGTCAGCACCCTGATCCTGCTGCTGGGCATCAAGGCCCTGAGCGGCCTGCCGGTGCGGCAGTATCCGCTGACCGAAAGCACTACCATCACCATCACCACCCAATACCCGGGCGCCTCGCCCGACCTGATGCAGGGCTTCGTCACCCAACCCATCGCGCAATCCGTGGCCACGGTGGAAGGCATCGACTACCTGTCGTCCTCGTCGACCCAGGGCCGCAGCGTGATCACGGTGCGGATGAAGCTGAACGCCGATTCCAACAAGGCCATGACCGAGGTGATGGCCAAGGTCAACGAGGTCAAGTACCGCTTGCCGCAGGACGTCTACGACCCGGTGCTGGTCAAGTCCGCCGGCGAGGCGACGGCCGTGGCTTATGTGGGCTTCTCCAGCAGCACTTTGTCCCTGGCCGCCTTGACTGACTATCTGTCGCGGGTGGTGCAGCCGCAGCTGTCGTCCATCGACGGCGTGGCCAGCGTGGAACTCTACGGCGGGCAGAAGCTCGCCATGCGGGTATGGCTGGACCCCAACCGGATGGCGGCGCGCGGCATTTCCGCGGGCGAGCTGGCCGACGCGCTGCGCGACAACAACGTGCAGGCGGCGCCGGGACAGGCCAAGGGCCTGTACGTGGTGTCCAACATCCAGGTCAACACGGACTTGGTCAACGTCGCGGAATTCCGCGACATGGTGGTCAAGCGCGAGGGCGACGCGATCGTGCGCCTGGGCGACGTGGCCACGGTCGAACTGGGCGCCGCGTCCACCGATTCCAGCGGCCTGATGGATGGCGAGCCGGCGGTGTATTTCGGGCTGAACGCCACGCCGGTGGGCAATCCGCTGGTGATCGTCAAGCGCCTGAACGAGCTGCTGCCTAACATCAAGCAGAACCTGCCGCCGGGCACCAGCGTGCAGGTGCCGTTCGAACTGGCCCGCTTCATCAGCGCGTCCATCGACGGCGTGGTGCAGACGCTGATCGAGGCCATCGCCATCGTGGTGGTGGTGATCTTCCTGTGCCTGGGCTCCCTGCGCGCCGTGCTGATCCCGGTGCTGACCATTCCCCTGTCCATGCTGGGCGGGGCGGCCATCATGGCGCTGTTCGGCTTCAGCGTGAACCTGCTGACCTTGCTGGCCATGGTGCTGGCCATCGGCCTGGTGGTGGACGACGCCATCGTCGTGGTCGAAAACGTGCATCGCCACATCGAAGAGGGCAAATCGCCGGTGCGCGCGGCCCTCATCGGCGCGCGCGAAGTGGCGGGGCCGGTGATCGCGATGACCATCACGCTGGCGGCGGTCTACGCGCCCATCGGCCTGATGGGCGGGCTTACCGGTTCGCTCTTCAAGGAATTCGCCTTCACCCTGGCGGGCTCCGTGGTGGTGTCGGGCGTCATTGCGCTGACCTTGTCGCCCGTGATGAGCTCGTTCCTGCTGAATAGCCGCGTGTCCGAAGGCTGGATGGCGCGTCGCGCCGAGCATTTCTTTGAAGGCCTGGGGAACGCCTATGGCCGCGTGCTTGACGTATCGCTGCATCATCGCTGGGTGACCGGCCTGATCGCCGTGGCGGTACTCGCCAGCCTGCCGTTCCTGTACAACGCCGCGCAAAGCGAGCTGGCGCCGGTCGAGGACCAATCCACCGTGCTGACCGCGATCAAGTCGCCGCAGCACGCCAATATCGACTATGTGGAGAAGTTTGGCCGCAAATGGGACGACGTGATGAAGACCCTGCCTGAACAGCAGGGGCGCTGGCTGATCAACGGTTCCGACGGCGTGTCCAACAGCATTGGCGGCGTGGACTTCGTGTCCTGGGAAAAGCGCCACCGTTCGGCCGACCAGATCCAGGCCGACATGCAGGCCATGGCGAACCAGGTCGAAGGCAGCAACATCTTCGCCTTCCAGCTGCCGTCCCTGCCCGGTTCCACCGGCGGGCTGCCGGTGCAGATGACGCTCATGAGCGCCTCGGACTATCCGGTGGTCTACGAGGCCATGGAAGGCCTGAAGAAGGCCGCGCGCGAAAGCGGCTTGTTCATGGTGGTCGACAGCGACCTGGACTACAACAATCCGGTGGTGCAGCTGAAGGTGGACCGCGCCAAGGCCAACAGCCTGGGCGTCACCATGAAGGCCATCGGCGATACGCTGGCCGTGCTGGTGGGCGAGAACTACGTGAACCGCTTCGGCATGGACGGTCGCTCCTATGACGTGATTCCGCAGAGCCTGCGCGAACAGCGCATCTCGCCCGAATCGCTGGCGCGCTACTACGTCAAGAGCGCCAGCGGCGCGCAGGTGCCGCTGTCCAACCTCGTGACCGTGTCCATGGGCGTGGAGCCCAACAAGCTGACCCAGTTCAACCAGCTCAATGCCGCCACCTTCCAGGCCATACCGATGCCGGGCGTCACCATGGGCGACGCGGTGCAATTCCTGACCGAGCAGGCCAAGTTCCTGCCCGCCGGCTTCAGCTACGACTGGCAGTCGGATGCGCGTCAGTACAGCCAGGAAGGTTCGGCGCTGATGATCACCTTCATCTTCGCCATCATCGTGATCTACCTGGTGCTGGCGGCGCAATACGAGAGCCTGCGCGATCCCTTCATCATCCTGGTGAGCGTGCCCATGTCGATCTGCGGCGCGCTGATCCCGCTGGCGCTGGGCATGGCCACCGTCAACATCTATACCCAGATCGGGCTGGTGACGCTGATCGGCCTGATCAGCAAGCACGGCATCCTGATGGTGGAGTTCGCCAACGAAATGCAGCTCAGCCACGGGCTGGACCGGCGCGCCGCCATGGAGCAGGCCGCCCGCATCCGGTTGCGCCCCATCCTGATGACGACCGCCGCCATGGTCATGGGTCTGATCCCGCTGCTGTTCGCCACCGGCGCTGGCGCGCACAGCCGCTACAGCCTGGGCCTGGTCATTGTGGTGGGCCTGCTGGTCGGCACGCTGTTCACGCTGTTCGTGTTGCCCACCGTCTACACCGTATTCGCCCGCGATCACCGCGCGGCGCACGATACGCCGCGCGCCCGCGAGCTGGCGCTGGCCCAGGCCGAGGACGCCGCAGCGCCCGGTGTCTCGGCCTAGCCCAAGGAAACCATCATGAAGCATCCACAACTTTCCCTACGCTTGCGCCGCGGCGCGACCGTACTGCTGGCCGCGTTGGCCACCGCCGGCTGCGCCGTCGGTCCCGATTACCAGAAACCCCAGGTCGCGCCAGTGACGCTGGCCAGCCCCGAACAGGCCCTGTTCTCCACCGACCAGCTGCAGCGCGACTGGTGGAAGCAATTGCAGGATCCCCAGCTGGACCGGCTGATCGATCTGGCGCTGTCCCGCAACCTGGACATCCGCATCGCGCAGTCGCGCCTGGCCGAATCGCGCGCGGTGCTGGACGAGAAGGAACTGGACCAGCTGCCGGCCGTCACCCTGGGCGGCGGCTATGAGCGCAGCCTGTCGCAGGCCAATGCCGGCGCCAGCGGCCAGCGCAACCTGGCGCAGAGCTACCGGGCGGGCTTCGACGCCACCTGGGAGCTGGACCTGTTCGGGCGTCTGCGCCGGGCGGCCGAGGGCGCGGCCGCCCGCAGCGAGGCGCAGGCCGCGGATCTGGCCCAGACCCGCATCGTGGTGGCGGCCGAAGTGGCGCGCAATTACTTCGAACTGCGCGGCGCCGAACAGCGCCTGGCCGTGGCGCGCGCCAACCTGGAGAGCCAGCGCGACAGCCTGCGCGTGATCCAGGCCATGGTATCGGCGGGCCGCGGCGACGAAGGCGACCTGGCCAGCGCGCGCGCCGAACTGGAGACTGTGCAGGCCAGCGTCCCGGTGCAGATCGCCGCGCGGCGGCTGGCGCAGTACCGGATTGCGGTGCTGGCGGGCCTGCGCCCGGTGGAGCTGGGCGAATTGGACGCGGGCAAGGCGCTGGCCCCCCTGGACACTCGCCTGCCGATCGGCGACGTGAGCGCCTTGCTGTCGCGCCGCCCCGACGTGCTGGCGGCTGAACGCGGCATGGCTGCCGCCAACGCCGACGTGGGCGTGGCGACCGCGGAACTGTATCCGCGCATCGACCTGGGCGGATTCCTGGGTTTCGTCGCCTTGCGCGGCGCGGATTTCGGCTCATCGGCCAGCCGCGCTTTCAGCGTGGCGGCCAATGCCAACTGGCCCGCCTTCCACCTGCCCACGGCGCTGGCGCGCAAGCGCGGCGCGGTGGCGCGCGCGGACGGCGCGGTCGCGAGCTATGAGCTGACCGTGCTGCGTGCGGTCGAGGAACTGGAATCGGCGCTGACGGAATACGGCCAGACGCAGCAGCGCCTGGGCAGCCTGGCGCAGGCGGCCGCGCACAGCGGCAGGGCGGCGGAACTGGCGCAGCTGCGCTACCGGGAAGGCAGCACCCCGTATTTGACGGTGTTGGACGCCCAGCGTACGCTTTTGCGCGCCCAGGACGCCGTAGCCGTGGCCGAAACCGAGTCCTACACCCGTCTGATCGCGCTGTACAAGGCGCTGGGAGGCGGATGGGAAGCGCCAGCGGCGGACTCGCAGGTGGCTTCCGGCTGACCGCCAGGCGCGGTTCGTGGCACCATAGGCATACATCCGGAGAATCCACATCCATGTCTGACAGTCCGTCTCATCCCGTCGCCTGGGAGCATCAGCCCGCGGATCGCGTGCTCATGGCCTTGAAGACGCGCGGCCCGCAGTCCGTCGCCGTCATTGCCAAGGCCATGGACGTGACCGCCGAAGCCGTGCGCCAGCAGATGACCCGCTTGCATGCGGAAGGACTGGTGGATTCCGAAAGCCATAGCGCGGGCCGGGGCCGGCCCACGCAGATCTGGTTCCTGACCGCTGCCGGACATGGCCG encodes:
- a CDS encoding MexW/MexI family multidrug efflux RND transporter permease subunit codes for the protein MKFTDLFVRRPVLALVVSTLILLLGIKALSGLPVRQYPLTESTTITITTQYPGASPDLMQGFVTQPIAQSVATVEGIDYLSSSSTQGRSVITVRMKLNADSNKAMTEVMAKVNEVKYRLPQDVYDPVLVKSAGEATAVAYVGFSSSTLSLAALTDYLSRVVQPQLSSIDGVASVELYGGQKLAMRVWLDPNRMAARGISAGELADALRDNNVQAAPGQAKGLYVVSNIQVNTDLVNVAEFRDMVVKREGDAIVRLGDVATVELGAASTDSSGLMDGEPAVYFGLNATPVGNPLVIVKRLNELLPNIKQNLPPGTSVQVPFELARFISASIDGVVQTLIEAIAIVVVVIFLCLGSLRAVLIPVLTIPLSMLGGAAIMALFGFSVNLLTLLAMVLAIGLVVDDAIVVVENVHRHIEEGKSPVRAALIGAREVAGPVIAMTITLAAVYAPIGLMGGLTGSLFKEFAFTLAGSVVVSGVIALTLSPVMSSFLLNSRVSEGWMARRAEHFFEGLGNAYGRVLDVSLHHRWVTGLIAVAVLASLPFLYNAAQSELAPVEDQSTVLTAIKSPQHANIDYVEKFGRKWDDVMKTLPEQQGRWLINGSDGVSNSIGGVDFVSWEKRHRSADQIQADMQAMANQVEGSNIFAFQLPSLPGSTGGLPVQMTLMSASDYPVVYEAMEGLKKAARESGLFMVVDSDLDYNNPVVQLKVDRAKANSLGVTMKAIGDTLAVLVGENYVNRFGMDGRSYDVIPQSLREQRISPESLARYYVKSASGAQVPLSNLVTVSMGVEPNKLTQFNQLNAATFQAIPMPGVTMGDAVQFLTEQAKFLPAGFSYDWQSDARQYSQEGSALMITFIFAIIVIYLVLAAQYESLRDPFIILVSVPMSICGALIPLALGMATVNIYTQIGLVTLIGLISKHGILMVEFANEMQLSHGLDRRAAMEQAARIRLRPILMTTAAMVMGLIPLLFATGAGAHSRYSLGLVIVVGLLVGTLFTLFVLPTVYTVFARDHRAAHDTPRARELALAQAEDAAAPGVSA
- a CDS encoding efflux transporter outer membrane subunit, which produces MKHPQLSLRLRRGATVLLAALATAGCAVGPDYQKPQVAPVTLASPEQALFSTDQLQRDWWKQLQDPQLDRLIDLALSRNLDIRIAQSRLAESRAVLDEKELDQLPAVTLGGGYERSLSQANAGASGQRNLAQSYRAGFDATWELDLFGRLRRAAEGAAARSEAQAADLAQTRIVVAAEVARNYFELRGAEQRLAVARANLESQRDSLRVIQAMVSAGRGDEGDLASARAELETVQASVPVQIAARRLAQYRIAVLAGLRPVELGELDAGKALAPLDTRLPIGDVSALLSRRPDVLAAERGMAAANADVGVATAELYPRIDLGGFLGFVALRGADFGSSASRAFSVAANANWPAFHLPTALARKRGAVARADGAVASYELTVLRAVEELESALTEYGQTQQRLGSLAQAAAHSGRAAELAQLRYREGSTPYLTVLDAQRTLLRAQDAVAVAETESYTRLIALYKALGGGWEAPAADSQVASG
- a CDS encoding efflux RND transporter periplasmic adaptor subunit; protein product: MKANSGAWAVGAVALAVALAGGGLYWKYGGAQQQGGWAMAPAKVAVATARQADFPVTLSGIGSLEAARQVQVAAEVDGRVDRILFASGAQVQAGQLLVQLNDAPEQGELARLQAQARNARALLERTRRLLPQQAATREQLDQAQADYDQAAGDIKRVQALIEQKRVKAPFDGVLGVRRVNLGQFARAGDALVSLTDASAVYANITLPEQAMGALRAGQPVTVTVDAHAGRVFEGKITTVEPQVDAGSRTVRVQATLPNADGALAAGMYAQGQIGLPARPGVITVPETAVSYSAYGDSVYVVTPPKEGGQAGTTVRQAYVKTAERVRGRVVVTEGLQAGEQVVTSGQLRLHNGAAVEVGAEDTVALDAAQQTLAQVR